GAATTGCTTCTGTTTGCtgtaattttagcttttttttttttttttttttttttttatcaataggGCTCATCTTATTGACTGAGTTCTTTTTAGAGGCTCAGGGAGCATTCACCTGGGCCTTTGGCTCATGCACCTAGCCATATAAAGAGGAACACCTTTCAGTTTAACAAATCTGACATCTGCTCCTCCTTGCACTTTTCAGGGTCCATGCTTGTGATTCTCAATGGAGAGTGAAAACATAGATTCATAATGAAAACCAGCCCCCGTCGGCCACTGATTCTCAAAAGACGGAGGCTGCCCCTTCCTGTTCAAAATGCCTCAGGTGAAACATCAGAGGAAGAACCTAAGAGGGTCCCTGCCCGACAAGAGCCTAGTCAAGCACAGGCCTCCAAGGAGGTGGCGGAGTCAAACTCCTGCAAGTTTCCAGCTGGGATCAAGATTATTAACCATCCCACCATGCCCAATACCCAAGTGGTGGCCATCCCCAACAATGCCAATATCCAGAGCATTATCACAGCATTGACTGCCAAAGGCAAAGAGAGTGGCAGCAGTGGGCCCAACAAATTTATCCTCATCAGCTGTGGGGGAGCCCCAACTCACCCTCCAGAACTCCAGCCTCAAGCCCAAACCTGCAATGATGCTAAGAAGACAGAAGTGATCACTGAGGCGCTGGGACCAAAACCTGCAGCTAGGGATGTGAATCTTCCTAGACCACCTGGAACCCTTTTGGGGCAGAGATGGGAGAGCTGTGGTATGTGGTCTGCAAGACAAGGGGTTGGGAGCACAGCCTTTCCTCTCAGGTAGCAAGGTCTGCAGTTAGTCCTGTTGCTTGCAACAGACAGGCATCTAGCCTGAGGCAAGGGAAAGTCTTTTTTCACCCTGAAACTTTGACCTGGATACTTTGTGGTATTGTTGAAAAGGTTACAGTTATAATTTAGCATTTCTATTGTCTTCTTTATATTGGAAAAGgagttattatttctttctttttttttttttttttgagacagagtctcgctttgttgcccaggctagagtgagtgccatggcgtcagcctagctcacagcaacctcaaactcctgggctcaagcaatcctcctgcctcagcctcccaaggagttattatttctatttaccCTTTCCACTGATCCTATATATGAAGAAGTAGGAATCTTTCTCCATCTTAATAAAGGAGAAGACTGAAATGAGGATAAGTGACCTTTTTGTGCAGAGAGTAGCTCTTTTGTAAGGTTGCCTTGATTGATCTTTAAGGCTCAGTGTGTCTCAGATTGAAATGTAATTTGAACTGTGCTCCTGAATTTCTCCTGAGATGTTTAATGGAGCAGAGTAACTTAGAGCCACAATAGATTTAGCATATGTTCCCTGACCCTAAGGTCTTGGAGGGATAATGCCTAATCATCAATTCTGATGGGCCTACTGGATGTGATCCGGCAGAGCTAAGTGGGGCACTGCATTGTTTCCCCTCTAGCAGGCAGTGAGGCAGCAGGCTGCACTCTTGACAACAGCTTAACCAACATCCAGTGGCTTGGAAAGATGAGCTCTGATGGACTGGGATCCTGTGGCATCAAGcaagagatggaagaaaaagagaattgtCACCTGGAGCAGAGACAGGTTAAGGTAAACTATTCTGTCACTCACCAAGAAAGTCAGAGACAGTGCAGGGAATTTCTAAGATGGGAAATGGATTAAGTGGCCTGCTGCAGCAGAATTTCCAAGTTCTTGTATTAGCATTCTACTTTGTGCTATTCTGTATAACTTTTGAGCTACTTTTCTGCCTGGGATCTTTTTTCCCCTGCATCTGTGAAATTTCTGTGAGGGCAGATTCCCTTGGCTCTCTCTGTATTCCCAGCAGCACTGAGTTTAGTTTTCTGCTCTTAGTAGGTatttaggaaataatgaagaGGTTTTAGTTTGGGAagccacttaatttttaaagagaccACTCAACAGTATGAATTGAATGCAACATAACAAGATAGTTTTATTAGAAGATATAACATTAATAACAAATAAAGTGAGTTAGATGTGAATTTTAAATACTTACTGAGCAATCAAGATTGATCTGACCCAATTGTGTAGtctgagtgtttttatttttttcatagttttgccATTATCATACATCTAGATTCTATTGTATATACctgttattcattcaacaaccttttttttttttgaaacataatctcattctgttgccccggctagagtgccatggcatcagcctaccccacagcaacctcaaactcctgggctgaagcgatccttctgcctcagcctcccgagtagctgggactacaggcatgtgccaccatttccggctaattttttctaaatatttttagttggccaattaatttctttctatttttttaggagagatggggtctcactcttgcttaggctagtttcaaactcctgaccttgagcaatccgcccaccttggcctcccagaatgctaggatcatgagccacaggcatgagccaccacgcctggcctcaacaacctttaaaagtgaaaatgtacatgcatgtgtacataAGTTATTATTAATTGAGCTGTGTACTTAAAATTTGTGTACTTTATAaagttatatctcaatttttaaaaatgtgaatgacCAGATCTTTGCCTAAGACTTAGCAAAATGTATACTTTGCAGACATTTGTCTATCCCATACTCTTGGGAATGTTTCTCTCTAACAAGCATTGAAATCAGATGGGTTTATTCACATCGCATCAGGAATAGAAATGGTACTAAGACCTAGGTCTTGTGACCATCGAGTCTGAAAAATCAGCATGGTTTTAGTATAAATGTTTTGAGAATCAAAGTATATACCCAAACTCTCCTGAGAAGTTTCAACTAGAAGGGACTGGCCTTTCTCTTATTATTAGATAATATCTTCAGCAAAATGAATGATGACAGAGAAACAGTTCCTTGTTGGCTGGGGTCTAGGCTAGATCATCTCCAAGATTTATCCcaatcctaaaattttattttcttttgttttgtttgtttgttttttgagacagagtctcactttgttgcccaggctagagtgagtgctgtggcatcagcctagctcacagcaacctcaaactcctgggctcaagcgatcctcctgcctcagcctcccaagtagctgggactacaggcatgtgccaccatgcctggctagttttttctatatatattagttggccaattaatttctttctatttctagtagagacagggtctcgctcttgctcaggctggtttcgaactcctgacctcgagcaatctgcccgcctcagcctcccagagtgctgggattacaggcgtgagccaccgcgcccggccttattttctgaaatagtggTCTCAATGAGTTTGTTTCTCGTACAGTTCTGTGGGATAAAGGTCTCTCGGGGGATGTTCTTCAGGGGCCCAGTCTTCAAGGGGGTGGTTCTTGTGAACTCTTCCgtgtcattcctttttctttccctttggctTTTCATAACCCTCAGGTTGAGGAGGCCTCAGGAATATCGACGTCCTGGCAGGACTCTGTGTCTGAGCGGCCGCCCTACTCTTACATGGCCATGATACAATTCGCCATCAACAGCACTGAGAGGAAGCGCATGACCCTGAAAGACATCTACACTTGGATTGAGGACCACTTCCCCTATTTTAAGCATATTGCCAAGCCAGGCTGGAAGGTAACATGTCCCATAACAACCAAAGTCAAGGTCACTGTGGCCTGACAGTTTGTCTCTGGTGCTGTGCTGCAGTTTTTAGCCAGGGCAGCAGATAAGTGCAAAGGATgccagaaatataaacaaatgtgtCTTGTGGATTGTGACCCGATCTGATTGAATGCAGGCAAAATTTTTAATAGACCTCTGTAAACACTTCATCTGTTACTACCTAAGGTTTATGGAGAGTCTTCAGTGTAGCTAGCACCCAAGCCCTCCTTCATGCTACGCTGAGCCGTGGTCCTAATACCAGCAGCTAGAGTGGCCAAGTGTAACATGATAGTCTCAGTAAAAGAtcctgaagaaaaagaagaacgcTGTCTGTGAGCGTCATGCCCCAAGATTCATCTCCTATAACGTCAAATATCATTTCTAGCTGGCAGGGATCTACCGTTTGTTTTATTCATGGGAACACTGCGACGCGTGGGAGCCAGTGTAGCTCACACAGTTTGTCAGTGTCAGAGCACCAAGGAGGTCTGACGGGTTCTCACTTCCCAGCCAGGGCTGCTTTGTTTTCACCACGGTAGAACTCTTAACTTCATACTCTTGCGTCACTTTAATTTCCTGGTTTCTTAATATCTCTCCCCCACCTATCTTGCTGTTGATCACGGCTTCACAGCCTCActcctctctcccagcctctgaCAGCTATCCTGGGAGTTCCTTTGTCACCACCCTAAGGATGGCACCCTGTAGAATAGATGGGTTCATGGCCAAGGCAGACAGCTCTGCAGGGTGGAGTGTCAGGAAGAGAGGTGCCAACAGGCAAGGTTACAAGGACACCAGATAAAGCCTGTGCTGAGCACAGTGGGAGAGGCCTGAGGCTTATTTCCCCATTTGTTTCAAAAGTGATGTTTCTGAAGATAAAATGGCTGATAACTGGTTGTCTTTCCTTCCAGAACTCCATTCGCCACAACCTTTCCCTCCACGACATGTTTGTTCGGGAGACGTCTGCCAACGGCAAGGTTTCCTTCTGGACCATTCACCCTAGTGCCAATCGCTACTTAACGTTGGACCAGGTGTTTAAGGTGACTGTCTTGGTTTCATCTAAATAGGGCCAGAGGTGGATGTCATAGCAGccatcttaaaaagaaacaagttctCCTTGTGATCCTCTCATTTGATCAGGGGAGAGTTAGAAGCCAGCCTGCCAATTAGTGACTTGCACAAAACTCACTGAATTAAGTACAATTGGCAGATACCAAAGATCACACTTGTGTGCTAGACCAGTGCATAGAGAGGACTATTCTGATCCCAAGGAGAGGACTTCCCAGGGAGCATTTCCCTGACTTTCCTGTGAATAAGAATTGCCTGGGACActtgttaaaatacagttttCCAGGCTCCTCTCTTGGGGTTCCTGATTCAGTGGCCTGGGATGGGCctgggaatttgtatttttaacaggCACCTCAGGTGATTCTTACAGAGAAAATCTGGGAAACCATGTTCTAAAAAAGTCCTTCTTTAGGCTGAAAACCAGAAGCGGAGCCACCAGAATATCTTTTCAGAAAGTATTGTCTTGGGATTTTAGAGTGTCTGTAATGCTGCTGATAGCTATAACCCTTCTCCTGGGAGGGACAGTTGTCTGGGGTGTCCCTTGGCATCAGTCAGGAATAGATGTTCTTCCCAGTCTGGTCAGATTGACCACATTGGTGGTAACTTCATCTCATTTCTCTCCCACAATGCCTGGCCGCCACCAGCCACTGGACCCAGGGTCTCCACAATTGCCCGAGCACTTGGAATCAGTAAGATTCTTTCCGTCTGGCTTGGGGCTTGGCCTTGTTTTCCTTTCACTGCTCAGCATGGCTTTAGTGGACAGACAAGATGTGACGTGGGGAAGGGAGCCCACCACCGTGTGGTAGCCCTAAGCACAGAGCATCCTGTGGCTCTGCGAGTGAGAACTCGAGGTTGCTGGGCGTGTGCCCACTTCTTCCCCTCCCACCGGGCATCTCAGAGTTGGCTGCGCAGAGCAGGGCATGGCAGAGAGCATGCCACAGCAGCTGTTGATGAAGCTCACTTTTCTACCTGGCTTTTCTTTGCCACCTGTATAGCTACTTGCTTTAGCATCCTTTGGGGGTGGTGAGGACACACGGGTGAGGCGGTAGCACTGCCCTGCCGCCGTCTGTCTGTACGCTGTCCCCCTTCCCACTAACCACAGCTTTGGAGACTGCTCAGCTGCATCTACCCCCTCAGGTCGGCTTTTTCTCTCTGGGCTGTTGGTTAGCTCCACCCCACGGTGCCAGAGCAGCTGGTGGGGTTCTGCCTTCCCCCCTTACCTTATTAACCcaggtttctttctctctccgtCTGCCATAAGCAGCAGCAGAAACGACCCAATCCTGAGCTCCGCCGGAATGTGACCATCAAAACGGAACTCCCGCTGGGCGCACGTTAGTATCTATCGCAGAGTGGGCCTCAAGCCTGGCCCTTGCTGGGGGGGTATCTTGAGGGAATCAGATGCCAGGACGCTGTTCCCAGCTCAAAGGGATCTGAGCCCAGAGAAGGAGAGCAAAGCTCCTGAGACTGAGGAGGGTGCGCCTGGTCCCCTGCTCCTGATCACTGCTGTTCCCTTCCAGGGCGGAAGATGAAGCCACTGCTACCGCGGGTCAGCTCCTACCTGGTGCCCATCCAGTTCCCAGTGAATCAGTCACTGGTGTTGCAGCCCTCAGTGAAGGTGCCGCTGCCCCTGGCGGCTTCCCTCATGAGCTCTGAGCTCGCCCGCCATAGCAAGCGAGTCCGCATCGCCCCCAAGGTGAGCGTCCTTGCCTTTTCTCTGAAGGGAGATTCCAGTGGATTAGAAATGTTGGGCCTCCAGCTTGCAAAGCTCTCTGCTAAGTGTTCTTTGAGAAGCTTATAAATCTAGTTGGGTAGACAAGGCATGAAAACATAGAAGAATGTAATAGCATTATAAGAGCTGAAAAGGAATTTGGATTACAGTGTAAGTGGTGTCAGAAGGCCCATCAAGGCCTGACGAGTTTATCAAATTCAGACAAGGGCGATTGTGATAGATGGGCTGGGCTGGCTAAGGAAGAGTTCACAGGGGAGGGAGGTCTTAGAGAGAAGCAGGTTTGGGGAAGCAAATAGGTGTGGAGAGAGCCTGCCAACGTGCAGTGCCATGGAGGCAGGAAATGCCAGTTTGTACCTGGTAGTAGCAGCGTGACTGGGTCAGGCTAGCTCAGGGTTTCTTAGCATCAGTCATATTGACATTTAGGGCTGGATGATTCTTGGTGGCAGtggagggctgtcctgtgcattgaagggtgtttagcagcatcccttgTCCTCCCttctagatgccagtagcactcccAGGTATGGCAATTAAAATGTTTCCGTATattgccaagtgtcccctggGGGGGTAGGGAATCACCCCTGGTTGAGCACAGCTtgaggggaaggtgggagggtaAGTTTAGACCATACTGAGGTAGCCATCAAATCTGCACATAACCCTGCAGAGAGGAATCTGTGAACAGGGGCTGACACGAAACCAAAGTGAAGg
This Microcebus murinus isolate Inina chromosome 10, M.murinus_Inina_mat1.0, whole genome shotgun sequence DNA region includes the following protein-coding sequences:
- the FOXM1 gene encoding forkhead box protein M1 isoform X2, which gives rise to MKTSPRRPLILKRRRLPLPVQNASGETSEEEPKRVPARQEPSQAQASKEVAESNSCKFPAGIKIINHPTMPNTQVVAIPNNANIQSIITALTAKGKESGSSGPNKFILISCGGAPTHPPELQPQAQTCNDAKKTEVITEALGPKPAARDVNLPRPPGTLLGQRWESCGSEAAGCTLDNSLTNIQWLGKMSSDGLGSCGIKQEMEEKENCHLEQRQVKVEEASGISTSWQDSVSERPPYSYMAMIQFAINSTERKRMTLKDIYTWIEDHFPYFKHIAKPGWKNSIRHNLSLHDMFVRETSANGKVSFWTIHPSANRYLTLDQVFKPLDPGSPQLPEHLESQQKRPNPELRRNVTIKTELPLGARRKMKPLLPRVSSYLVPIQFPVNQSLVLQPSVKVPLPLAASLMSSELARHSKRVRIAPKVLLADEGVANLPTAGPVKEERLLLGEGLSSLLPVQSIKEEEIQPGEETLHLVRPIKVESPPLEEWPSLSPSFKEESSHSWEDSSHSPTPKSKKSYNRIKSPAQCVSEMLVIKRRERREMSRSRRKQHLLPPCLDEPELLFSEGPNTSQRATELPFLADSSEPAAQLGYSQEEEGPFKTPIKETLPISSTPSKSVLPRTPESWKLTPPAKVGGLDFSPVRTPHGAFGPLPDSLGLMDLSTTPLKSVPLFDSPRELLNSEPFDLPSDPFGSSCPTDIEVPKPGPPEPQAPSVSANRSLTEGLVLDTMNDSLSKILLDISFPGLEEDPLGSDGISWSQFIPELR
- the FOXM1 gene encoding forkhead box protein M1 isoform X1, which codes for MKTSPRRPLILKRRRLPLPVQNASGETSEEEPKRVPARQEPSQAQASKEVAESNSCKFPAGIKIINHPTMPNTQVVAIPNNANIQSIITALTAKGKESGSSGPNKFILISCGGAPTHPPELQPQAQTCNDAKKTEVITEALGPKPAARDVNLPRPPGTLLGQRWESCAGSEAAGCTLDNSLTNIQWLGKMSSDGLGSCGIKQEMEEKENCHLEQRQVKVEEASGISTSWQDSVSERPPYSYMAMIQFAINSTERKRMTLKDIYTWIEDHFPYFKHIAKPGWKNSIRHNLSLHDMFVRETSANGKVSFWTIHPSANRYLTLDQVFKPLDPGSPQLPEHLESQQKRPNPELRRNVTIKTELPLGARRKMKPLLPRVSSYLVPIQFPVNQSLVLQPSVKVPLPLAASLMSSELARHSKRVRIAPKVLLADEGVANLPTAGPVKEERLLLGEGLSSLLPVQSIKEEEIQPGEETLHLVRPIKVESPPLEEWPSLSPSFKEESSHSWEDSSHSPTPKSKKSYNRIKSPAQCVSEMLVIKRRERREMSRSRRKQHLLPPCLDEPELLFSEGPNTSQRATELPFLADSSEPAAQLGYSQEEEGPFKTPIKETLPISSTPSKSVLPRTPESWKLTPPAKVGGLDFSPVRTPHGAFGPLPDSLGLMDLSTTPLKSVPLFDSPRELLNSEPFDLPSDPFGSSCPTDIEVPKPGPPEPQAPSVSANRSLTEGLVLDTMNDSLSKILLDISFPGLEEDPLGSDGISWSQFIPELR